The Nitrospira sp. genome contains a region encoding:
- a CDS encoding ABC transporter ATP-binding protein has translation MIKVVNLNKSFSMGSYELPVLKGINLEIQRGELVAIVGASGAGKSTLLHIIGTLDKPSSGTVTFDGQDLFRMTDAQQAEFRNRRIGFVFQFHHLLAEFTALENACMPALVQRREPTSVKADATTLLTEVGLGHRLHHKPGELSGGEQQRVAMARALMQNPDLVLADEPTGNLDTHSGEGLFELMRNLKTTRGTTFVIVTHNDKLSAQSDRIIHMQDGQIV, from the coding sequence ATGATTAAAGTCGTCAATCTTAATAAGTCCTTCTCGATGGGATCCTACGAACTGCCCGTCCTCAAGGGGATCAATCTTGAGATTCAGCGCGGCGAATTGGTGGCCATTGTCGGAGCCTCTGGAGCCGGCAAGAGCACACTCCTGCACATTATCGGGACCCTCGACAAACCGAGCAGCGGAACCGTCACATTCGATGGACAGGACCTGTTCCGAATGACGGACGCGCAACAGGCTGAATTCCGCAATCGGCGGATAGGGTTTGTGTTTCAGTTTCATCACCTGCTCGCCGAGTTCACCGCGTTGGAAAATGCCTGCATGCCGGCGCTCGTCCAACGCCGGGAACCTACCTCCGTCAAAGCCGACGCCACGACCCTCCTCACGGAAGTCGGATTGGGACATCGCCTTCATCATAAACCGGGAGAACTCTCCGGAGGGGAACAGCAACGGGTCGCCATGGCACGCGCGCTGATGCAGAATCCGGACTTGGTCCTGGCCGATGAACCGACCGGCAACCTTGACACACACAGCGGGGAAGGCCTGTTCGAGTTGATGCGCAACTTGAAAACAACACGCGGAACCACGTTCGTGATCGTGACACATAACGATAAACTCTCCGCCCAGTCCGACCGGATCATCCACATGCAGGACGGACAAATCGTCTGA
- a CDS encoding lipoprotein-releasing ABC transporter permease subunit: MALPYEIFVGLRYLRAKRRNRTISLNTFVSIAGITLGVAALIGTVGIMTGFREDIQSKILGTTAHIIVQERMKENMTDYDHLIDKIRPVPDVVAATPFVLRQVLLTTQSGVQGIVLRGIDPKREANVTELSKNITTGHLFDLLTPVKVTQAPIDDPQGTPRVVEKPGIILGKELALRLGVFVGDTVNVVSPVGPVSAMGMVPKIRTFAVVALFHSGMYEYDSSLAYIELGEAQKFFSMEAGVSGIEVKVTDVFRAGEIARSIEQELGFSHGARDWMQMNRNLFSALKLEKTMMFLLLVLITIVASFNIVSTLTMIVTEKQKEIAILKAMGATKRSIRRIFMLNGLIIGFAGTGIGIPLGYAFLWLIQTFWTFDPTVYYISTIPVHVLAEDVLLVAGSAILISFVATVYPANQAAKLEPVAALRYE; the protein is encoded by the coding sequence GTGGCGCTCCCCTATGAAATCTTCGTCGGACTCCGTTACTTGCGCGCGAAGCGCCGCAACCGGACGATCTCGCTGAACACCTTCGTGTCGATCGCCGGCATCACGCTGGGTGTGGCGGCGCTGATCGGTACGGTCGGCATCATGACCGGCTTCCGGGAGGATATTCAGAGCAAGATTCTCGGCACGACCGCTCACATCATCGTCCAAGAGCGCATGAAAGAGAATATGACCGACTACGATCACCTGATCGACAAGATTCGGCCGGTGCCCGACGTGGTGGCGGCCACGCCCTTTGTGCTTCGCCAAGTGCTCCTGACCACTCAATCCGGTGTGCAGGGAATCGTCCTTCGGGGCATCGATCCGAAACGGGAAGCCAACGTCACCGAGCTCTCGAAGAACATCACGACCGGACACCTGTTCGATCTGCTCACACCGGTGAAAGTCACCCAGGCTCCGATCGATGATCCCCAAGGCACTCCACGGGTCGTCGAAAAGCCGGGTATTATTCTCGGCAAAGAACTGGCGCTCAGGCTGGGCGTATTCGTCGGCGATACGGTCAATGTGGTTTCTCCCGTCGGCCCGGTCAGCGCGATGGGCATGGTGCCAAAAATCCGAACGTTCGCCGTGGTGGCCCTGTTCCACTCCGGGATGTACGAATACGACTCCTCGCTGGCGTATATCGAACTCGGCGAGGCGCAGAAGTTTTTCAGCATGGAAGCGGGCGTGTCGGGGATCGAAGTCAAGGTGACGGATGTGTTCCGCGCCGGGGAGATCGCCCGCAGTATCGAGCAGGAGCTGGGATTCAGTCACGGGGCCAGAGATTGGATGCAGATGAACCGCAACCTCTTCTCGGCGCTGAAGCTGGAGAAGACGATGATGTTTCTGCTTCTCGTCCTGATCACGATCGTGGCCTCGTTCAACATTGTCAGCACTCTCACGATGATCGTCACGGAGAAGCAGAAGGAGATCGCGATTCTCAAGGCGATGGGCGCGACGAAGCGCAGCATCCGACGCATTTTCATGCTGAACGGGTTGATCATCGGATTTGCCGGGACCGGCATCGGGATTCCCTTGGGCTATGCGTTTCTCTGGCTGATTCAAACGTTTTGGACGTTCGATCCGACCGTGTACTACATCTCGACGATTCCGGTTCACGTGCTGGCCGAAGATGTGTTACTCGTGGCCGGTTCCGCCATCCTGATCAGTTTTGTGGCGACCGTCTACCCGGCCAATCAGGCCGCCAAGCTCGAGCCGGTCGCCGCGCTGCGTTACGAATGA